In the Schistocerca gregaria isolate iqSchGreg1 chromosome 6, iqSchGreg1.2, whole genome shotgun sequence genome, one interval contains:
- the LOC126278150 gene encoding uncharacterized protein LOC126278150, which produces MQSPSLPNLLPLETILVTTDATSLYTNILYVQGLAVMEHFLSCRSPATLPKTSFLITLASFILTHNFFTFEGQTYQQLKGTAMGTRMAPSYPSLFMGRLEEAFLVSQACQSKVWYKFNDDIFMIWTHSKELQNFLSNLNSFGSIRFTWSYSKSHATFLDVDLHLFNGQLHTFVHIKPINKQQYLHYDSCHPFHIKQPLPYSLGLRGKRICSSPESLNHYTNNLKTALASCNYPPDLVQKQIARATSSSPQTQNLSQKNPKSAPLVTGYFPGLDQTLHVALQQGYNFLKSCPEMRSILHEILPTPPRVSFRRLPNLRSLLVHPYEIPKPPSLPSGSYPCNHPRCKTCPMHPPTTTYSSPVIRKVYMIKGRATCESSHVIYQLTCLHCEAFYVGMTSNKRSIHMNGHRQAVFDGNEDHPVAKHALVHSQHILTQCYTVRVRWILPTDTNLSELWRWELALQYILSSHYPTGLNSANFKLPPLVPHLSFNNIFASVLPPRLTSLPNIFAFTYVCLCLYMCGWMCVCARVYTCPFFTLR; this is translated from the coding sequence atgcagtctccatccttacccaatctgttacccctggaaaccatccttgtaaccacagatgccacttccttatacacaaatatcctgtatgtccagggccttgctgtgatggagcacttcctttcatgccgatcacctgctaccctacctaaaacctctttcctcattaccttagccagcttcatcctaacccacaacttcttcacttttgaaggccagacataccaacaattaaagggaacagccatgggtaccaggatggccccctcgtaccccagcctatttatgggtcgcttagaggaagccttcttggttagccaagcctgccaatccaaagtttggtacaaatttaatgatgacatcttcatgatctggactcacagtaaagaactccagaatttcctctccaacctcaactcttttggttccatcagattcacgtggtcctactccaaatcccatgccactttccttgacgttgacctccatctgttcaatggtcagcttcacacattcgtccacatcaaacccattaACAAGcagcagtacctccattatgacagctgccacccattccatatcaaacagccccttccctacagcttaggtcttcgtggcaaacgaatctgctccagtccagaatccctgaaccattacaccaataacctgaaaacagctttggcATCCtgtaactaccctcccgacctggtacagaagcaaatagctagagccacttcctcatcccctcaaacccagaacctctcacagaagaaccccaaaagtgccccacttgtgacaggatactttccaggactggatcagactttgcatgtggctctccagcagggatacaactttctcaaatcctgccctgaaatgagatccatccttcatgaaatcctccccactccaccaagagtgtctttccgacgTCTACCTAACCttcgtagcctcttggttcatccctatgaaatccccaaaccaccttccctaccctctggctcctacccttgtaaccacccccggtgtaaaacctgtcctatgcaccctcccaccaccacctactccagtcccgtaatccggaaggtgtacatgatcaaaggcagagccacatgtgaaagctcccacgtgatttatcaactgacatgcctacactgtgaagccttctatgtgggaatgaccagcaacaaaaggtccattcacatgaacggacacaggcaggcagtgtttgatggtaatgaagatcaccctgtggctaaacatgccttggtgcacagccagcacatcttgacacagtgttacaccgtccgggttagatggatacttcccactgacaccaacctatcagaactctggagatgggaacttgcccttcaatatattctctcttcccattacccaacAGGCCTCAACTCTGCTAATTTCAAGCTTCCGcccctcgtacctcacctgtcattcaacaacatctttgcctctgtacttccgcctcgactgacatctctgcccaacatctttgcatttacatatgtctgcctgtgtctgtatatgtgcggatggatgtgtgtgtgcgcacgagtgtatacctgtccttttttcaccctaaggtaa